A region of uncultured Draconibacterium sp. DNA encodes the following proteins:
- a CDS encoding TonB-dependent receptor gives MKVTLFLLCISVFSVMAKESYSQVTRLSVELKNTDVKSVLEEIENQSEFHFFYSEDVIDAERKVSVDFKNTDINKILSEIFDNTGVEYKIVGRQVALFKGEFDDASLPAAQQQSVTGQVTGADGQPIPGVTVFVKGTTQGTVTDIDGNFQVSNVGPDAVLSFSFVGMLSQEVVVGNQSNISVVMEEDAIGIEEVVVIGYGTMQKKNLIGSVDQVNSDLIENRPVANAVQALQGASANLVIQQRSMNPNDNSMNINIRGVSTMNNNNPLVVIDGMITEMGSLSNLNPADIENVSVLKDAGSAAIYGSRSSNGVILVTTKKGSKSDKPIVRVSTMTGFQDPDVLFQPVKGYENALLKNQALINVGSSPKYTPAEIRDFQQNGDGQWFLDGILQSALQQNYNASISGGNETSTYMVSAGYYNQESNFVGSFGIERYNFRTNLVSQYGKLKLSALMAFNRTMQKAPNASTGFLIVDGSRIPPYYTYQMKADNGKYLINDVLSQFNPLGQLEAGGFQKKDDDNFLGSLNAELDLAKGLKAKAMVGLDLGANHRFIRGLEVPFYSSPTAEKPNSYANDTRPTEDYNEKRYILNTQFLLDYNQTFNEDHNVSGLIGVSNESYTRQANEIKMKYTDPDLGLPESDTEIDPSSYNTPAQTQERSIYSIFGRAGYNYKDKYYGEFSFRYDGSSKFAEDYRWGFFPSFTAGWRMSEESFMDNYKSNIGDLKLRGSYGVLGNQNVDDYSYFTTYTVYNNSYGFNNEAVSGTGFDFGNSMLQWEQSANFNIGADATFFDYKLSVSLDYFNKLTSQILLTPVVPSVFGGAVAKENAGEMRNQGWEATINYHAKTGAVDHNVRLNLADAKNEVVDFGGNEQIDSNDQLRKLIREGEALGSYFGYKTDGYFGSYQEIENSALPIGATVEPGDVKYVDSNNDGVIDDKDRQVLGNAFPRYTFGLNYDVTWKGFDFGVLIQGVGKRDMFLRGELVEPFHANYSYVMYQHQLDFWTPVNPDAEWPRLSAPGSSSNQNNWGRASDIYIFNAAYVRLKNIQLGYTLPKELTTKVGVQKLRLSVNAQNLFTLSNVSFIDPESTEFGSNMGGTGGTGANSGRNYPTLKYYGFGLELEF, from the coding sequence ATGAAAGTAACTTTGTTTTTGTTATGTATTAGTGTTTTTTCAGTAATGGCTAAGGAAAGCTATTCGCAGGTAACACGTTTATCTGTTGAACTGAAAAATACGGATGTCAAAAGTGTCCTTGAAGAAATTGAAAATCAAAGCGAATTTCATTTTTTCTACTCCGAGGATGTAATCGACGCAGAGCGGAAAGTGTCAGTTGATTTTAAAAATACTGACATCAACAAAATTCTATCAGAAATATTTGATAACACCGGTGTTGAGTATAAAATTGTTGGCCGGCAGGTCGCCTTGTTTAAAGGCGAATTTGATGATGCAAGCTTACCGGCGGCTCAGCAACAGTCAGTAACCGGGCAGGTTACCGGAGCTGATGGACAGCCAATTCCGGGTGTTACAGTGTTTGTGAAAGGTACTACCCAGGGAACGGTTACCGACATTGATGGAAATTTCCAGGTAAGTAATGTTGGTCCTGATGCCGTACTGTCTTTCTCATTCGTTGGGATGCTTTCGCAGGAAGTGGTTGTGGGAAACCAAAGCAATATTTCTGTAGTGATGGAAGAAGACGCCATTGGTATCGAGGAAGTTGTGGTAATTGGTTACGGAACCATGCAAAAGAAAAACCTGATTGGTTCTGTTGATCAGGTAAACTCCGATTTAATTGAAAATCGTCCGGTTGCAAATGCGGTACAGGCATTACAGGGAGCTTCGGCTAACCTTGTTATTCAGCAACGCAGCATGAACCCGAACGATAATAGCATGAATATTAACATTCGTGGTGTAAGTACCATGAATAACAATAACCCATTGGTGGTAATCGACGGAATGATTACTGAAATGGGAAGTTTAAGTAATCTGAACCCGGCTGATATTGAAAATGTATCGGTGTTGAAAGATGCCGGTAGTGCTGCCATTTATGGTTCGCGTTCGTCGAACGGGGTAATTTTGGTTACCACTAAAAAAGGTTCGAAAAGCGATAAGCCAATTGTGCGTGTAAGTACAATGACAGGTTTTCAGGATCCGGATGTATTATTTCAACCTGTAAAAGGATACGAAAATGCCTTGCTTAAAAACCAGGCTTTAATCAATGTTGGTTCTTCGCCTAAATATACGCCTGCCGAAATCAGAGACTTTCAGCAGAACGGCGATGGACAGTGGTTCCTGGACGGCATTTTGCAATCGGCCTTACAGCAAAATTACAACGCCAGTATTTCAGGCGGTAACGAAACTTCTACCTACATGGTTTCTGCAGGTTATTACAACCAGGAAAGTAACTTTGTTGGCAGTTTCGGAATTGAGCGTTACAACTTCAGAACCAACCTGGTAAGCCAGTACGGTAAATTGAAATTAAGTGCTTTAATGGCCTTTAACCGCACGATGCAGAAAGCGCCAAATGCCAGTACCGGATTCCTTATCGTTGACGGTTCGCGTATTCCGCCTTATTACACTTACCAGATGAAAGCCGACAATGGCAAGTACCTGATTAACGATGTGCTTTCGCAATTTAACCCGCTGGGGCAATTGGAGGCCGGAGGTTTTCAGAAAAAAGACGATGATAATTTCCTTGGAAGTTTGAACGCGGAACTGGATTTGGCAAAAGGTTTAAAGGCAAAAGCTATGGTGGGACTCGATTTAGGAGCAAATCACCGTTTTATCAGAGGATTGGAAGTTCCGTTTTACTCAAGCCCAACTGCTGAAAAACCAAACTCGTATGCCAACGATACCCGTCCTACCGAAGATTACAACGAGAAAAGGTACATTCTGAATACGCAGTTTTTGTTGGATTACAACCAAACTTTCAACGAAGATCATAATGTTTCAGGTTTGATTGGTGTTTCTAACGAATCCTACACCCGTCAGGCCAACGAAATTAAAATGAAATATACCGACCCCGATCTTGGTCTTCCTGAATCGGATACAGAAATTGATCCATCGAGCTACAATACACCGGCACAAACACAGGAAAGAAGTATTTACTCCATTTTTGGTCGTGCAGGTTATAACTACAAAGACAAGTATTACGGCGAATTTAGTTTCCGCTACGATGGTTCTTCAAAATTTGCTGAAGACTACCGCTGGGGATTTTTCCCGTCGTTTACTGCAGGCTGGCGTATGTCTGAAGAGAGTTTCATGGACAACTACAAAAGCAATATCGGCGACCTGAAATTACGTGGTTCGTACGGTGTGTTGGGTAACCAGAATGTTGATGATTACTCGTACTTTACAACCTACACGGTTTATAACAACAGTTATGGTTTCAATAATGAAGCCGTTTCAGGAACCGGTTTCGACTTTGGAAACAGTATGTTACAATGGGAGCAATCGGCCAACTTTAACATTGGTGCCGACGCTACATTCTTCGATTATAAGCTGTCGGTTTCGTTGGATTACTTCAATAAACTTACATCACAAATCCTGTTAACTCCGGTTGTGCCTTCGGTATTTGGTGGTGCAGTTGCCAAAGAAAATGCAGGCGAAATGAGAAACCAGGGTTGGGAAGCAACAATCAACTACCATGCAAAAACAGGCGCGGTTGATCACAATGTGCGTTTAAACTTGGCCGATGCCAAAAACGAAGTGGTTGATTTTGGCGGTAACGAACAAATTGATTCCAACGACCAGTTGCGTAAACTTATTCGCGAAGGCGAAGCTTTGGGATCGTACTTTGGATATAAAACCGATGGCTATTTTGGTAGTTACCAGGAGATTGAAAACAGTGCATTGCCAATTGGAGCAACTGTTGAGCCGGGCGATGTTAAATATGTAGACTCGAATAACGATGGCGTTATCGACGACAAAGACCGCCAGGTTTTAGGAAATGCATTCCCACGTTATACTTTTGGATTGAACTACGATGTTACCTGGAAAGGATTTGACTTTGGCGTATTGATTCAGGGTGTGGGCAAACGCGATATGTTTCTGCGTGGTGAGCTGGTAGAGCCTTTCCATGCCAACTACTCGTACGTAATGTACCAGCATCAGTTGGATTTCTGGACTCCGGTAAATCCTGATGCAGAATGGCCACGACTATCGGCTCCCGGATCATCATCAAACCAAAATAACTGGGGTAGAGCTTCAGACATTTATATTTTCAATGCGGCTTATGTACGCTTGAAAAACATTCAGTTGGGTTATACTTTGCCAAAAGAATTGACCACAAAAGTTGGTGTTCAAAAACTACGATTGAGTGTAAATGCACAGAATCTGTTCACACTTTCAAATGTTTCTTTTATCGATCCTGAATCGACAGAGTTTGGAAGTAATATGGGAGGAACCGGAGGAACCGGAGCAAACAGCGGCCGGAATTATCCTACGCTTAAGTACTACGGTTTTGGTTTAGAATTAGAATTTTAA
- a CDS encoding RagB/SusD family nutrient uptake outer membrane protein has product MKMKFLKYSAGVASLILMLLTSCNDLDLAPTNKFTEANYWTSPEKANMVLNMAYSQMYNSGYFFSTEALSDNIYEGRGSSSEKIISSGQADASNNRFANEWRDCYGGIKTCHTFLENVDRVEGMDEDLKARMNAEARFIRAYLYFRLTTWYGDVPLFETDITLDESKQIERTSHEEVLAFVRNELDAVAAVLPTNDEYSEEDAGRITAGAAVALKARTYLYSNDWQNVVSTCEQLINSDQYGSYSLFPSYEGIFLPENEYNDEVILDLGYVPSLRTWGEYFDYAPLSVGARVNQMAPTQELVDDYLMMNGRTIDDANSGYDENDPYVRRDPRLTATVVYHEFPWRLPDGTIQTIYIKPGTAPDESAEVDEYKGQGTNSTSTGYYMRKYYDPQSLASFTSGLNLILIRYADVLLMYAEAKNELNQMDENVWNSTIKALRERAGFSDTSALNFDASLSSANLREIIRRERRVELALEGLRVFDIRRWETAEDVLNGNPHGAQYGDPSMDNGYIRLDVRSFNPERDYLWAVPQSQKDLNPNLGQNPGY; this is encoded by the coding sequence ATGAAGATGAAATTTCTAAAATATAGTGCTGGCGTTGCAAGTTTAATTTTAATGCTACTTACTTCTTGTAACGATTTGGATTTGGCACCAACAAATAAGTTTACAGAAGCCAACTACTGGACATCGCCAGAAAAAGCGAACATGGTTTTGAATATGGCCTACAGTCAAATGTATAACTCGGGCTATTTCTTCTCCACCGAAGCGCTTAGCGATAACATCTATGAAGGTCGTGGATCAAGTTCGGAGAAAATAATTTCTTCGGGACAAGCCGATGCTTCTAATAACCGTTTTGCAAACGAATGGAGAGATTGTTACGGCGGAATTAAAACCTGTCATACTTTTCTCGAAAATGTTGATCGCGTAGAAGGAATGGACGAAGACCTGAAAGCAAGAATGAATGCCGAGGCGCGTTTTATCCGTGCTTATCTGTATTTCCGTCTAACTACATGGTACGGTGACGTTCCGTTGTTTGAAACCGATATAACATTGGATGAATCGAAACAGATTGAGCGTACTTCGCACGAAGAAGTGTTGGCTTTTGTGCGCAACGAGCTTGATGCAGTTGCCGCTGTATTGCCAACAAACGATGAATACAGTGAAGAAGATGCCGGCAGAATTACTGCCGGAGCTGCTGTGGCATTGAAAGCCAGAACATACTTATACAGTAACGACTGGCAAAATGTGGTGAGCACCTGCGAGCAGTTGATTAATTCTGATCAGTACGGTTCATACAGTTTGTTCCCATCGTATGAAGGAATTTTCCTTCCTGAAAATGAATACAACGATGAAGTGATCCTGGATTTGGGTTATGTACCATCGTTGCGCACCTGGGGAGAATACTTTGATTATGCACCGCTTTCAGTGGGAGCACGTGTAAATCAAATGGCACCAACACAGGAATTGGTTGATGATTACCTGATGATGAACGGAAGAACCATTGATGATGCAAACTCGGGATACGACGAGAATGATCCTTATGTTCGTCGCGACCCACGTTTAACAGCAACTGTGGTTTATCACGAATTTCCTTGGCGTTTGCCTGACGGAACCATCCAGACCATTTACATTAAGCCGGGCACTGCGCCTGACGAATCAGCAGAAGTTGATGAATACAAAGGTCAGGGTACCAACTCTACATCAACAGGTTACTACATGCGTAAATATTACGATCCACAATCGCTGGCATCGTTTACTTCAGGCCTGAATCTGATTTTGATTCGTTATGCCGACGTACTTTTAATGTATGCCGAAGCTAAAAACGAGTTAAATCAAATGGATGAAAACGTTTGGAATTCAACAATTAAAGCTTTGCGCGAACGTGCCGGATTTTCGGATACCAGCGCATTAAATTTCGATGCTTCGTTGAGCTCTGCCAATCTGCGTGAAATCATTCGCCGCGAACGTCGTGTTGAATTGGCTTTGGAAGGACTTCGCGTCTTTGATATCCGTCGTTGGGAAACTGCCGAAGATGTGTTAAATGGAAATCCTCATGGTGCTCAGTACGGCGATCCGAGCATGGATAATGGTTACATCAGGCTCGATGTGCGTTCATTTAATCCTGAACGGGATTATTTATGGGCGGTTCCGCAGTCGCAAAAAGATTTAAATCCAAATCTCGGACAAAATCCGGGTTATTAA
- a CDS encoding SusE domain-containing protein — translation MKTLIIKLTIVTSLLIAFVGCEDDVLRDTRVTAVQTLYEPAADASIILQTSASAAVYFEWEPAKAEDSGMVLYEVAFDVEGGDFSEPIYKMASDNNGGYNHATISHKQLNKIGALAGIGSAEKGKLIWTVFSSKGINDLKGEEVRTMEITRLAGFADVPVDVYVTGAGSEGGSDLANASIMKGVAPGEFEIYTELTAGEEYFFTDGNAGETRQFYIENGVIKEGASTSTVENTAVYRINIDFNVGSVVMTEVVDFQLHFAPTDEFLFSLEYQGGGIFKASNQPLEFKQEGWGRDERYKFRMTIKDADGNDAYEWWGTLNQTDGRPSGNEEYYYMAPVAESRWDDKWKFDGIMDMAYIDVIAYFWAEGPYTHNVIKVGDQ, via the coding sequence ATGAAAACACTAATTATAAAACTTACCATAGTAACTTCTTTGCTTATCGCATTTGTAGGATGTGAAGACGATGTATTAAGAGATACACGTGTAACAGCAGTACAGACCCTGTATGAACCTGCAGCCGATGCATCAATTATTTTACAAACTTCTGCTTCGGCAGCTGTATATTTCGAATGGGAGCCTGCAAAAGCTGAAGACAGCGGAATGGTACTTTACGAAGTGGCTTTTGATGTTGAAGGTGGCGATTTCTCGGAACCGATTTACAAAATGGCTTCAGATAATAACGGTGGTTACAACCATGCAACAATTTCGCACAAACAATTAAATAAAATTGGTGCGCTCGCTGGTATTGGTTCTGCCGAAAAAGGTAAATTGATCTGGACTGTTTTCTCTTCAAAAGGAATTAACGATTTGAAAGGAGAGGAAGTACGTACAATGGAAATTACCCGTTTGGCAGGTTTCGCCGATGTTCCTGTTGATGTCTACGTAACTGGTGCAGGTTCTGAAGGTGGTAGCGATTTGGCCAATGCAAGCATTATGAAAGGTGTTGCTCCGGGTGAATTTGAAATTTACACTGAACTTACTGCAGGCGAAGAGTACTTCTTTACCGATGGAAATGCAGGCGAAACGCGTCAGTTCTACATCGAGAACGGTGTTATAAAAGAAGGTGCTTCAACAAGTACAGTTGAAAATACAGCAGTTTACCGTATCAATATCGATTTTAACGTAGGTTCTGTAGTAATGACCGAAGTTGTTGACTTCCAGTTGCATTTTGCCCCAACTGATGAATTCTTATTCTCGTTGGAATACCAGGGTGGCGGTATCTTTAAAGCAAGCAACCAGCCACTTGAATTTAAGCAGGAAGGTTGGGGACGCGATGAGCGTTACAAATTCAGAATGACCATTAAAGATGCCGATGGTAACGATGCTTACGAATGGTGGGGTACATTGAATCAAACCGATGGCCGTCCAAGCGGAAACGAAGAATATTACTACATGGCACCTGTTGCTGAATCGCGATGGGACGATAAGTGGAAATTCGATGGAATTATGGATATGGCCTACATCGATGTAATTGCCTATTTCTGGGCTGAAGGACCATATACACACAATGTAATAAAAGTTGGTGATCAATAA
- a CDS encoding glycoside hydrolase family 76 protein, translating into MNTKLIFLMLVCLVVFQACEKDEIDPGTDGEETAINWAAAADSSSSSFIYSYWNPAAAYFHYNNLNNTDFHYWPQAHALDVAIDAYERTGDNFYLTTINDWYEGVRAKNGNTFLNVFYDDMEWNALAMLRAYNATNQERYKTAAISVWDDIKTGWNDNAGGGISWKKDQPYSKNACSNGPACILAARLYQQFGDEADKQWALKIYDWEKEYLFNPANGAVYDNIDSRTGAIQTAWIFTYNQGTFVGSALELYNITGEKSYLNDAQKAADYTLNTLVNGSDRLLKDEGAGDGGLFKGIFVRYFTQLILHPDLSDGTRNRYMQFLKYNAEKLWQEGTDKNKLLYGTYWKNKPGSTSDLTTQTSGAMLIEAAALLEAEGLITP; encoded by the coding sequence ATGAATACGAAATTAATTTTTTTAATGTTGGTGTGCCTGGTTGTTTTTCAGGCTTGTGAGAAGGATGAAATTGATCCGGGAACTGATGGAGAAGAAACAGCAATAAACTGGGCAGCGGCTGCCGACAGCAGCAGCTCGTCGTTTATCTATTCATACTGGAATCCGGCAGCAGCATATTTCCATTATAATAACCTGAATAACACCGATTTTCACTACTGGCCACAGGCTCATGCTTTGGATGTTGCAATTGATGCCTACGAAAGAACAGGAGACAATTTCTACCTGACTACCATTAATGACTGGTACGAAGGGGTAAGAGCCAAAAACGGCAACACGTTTTTAAACGTTTTTTACGACGATATGGAATGGAATGCGCTGGCTATGTTGCGTGCTTATAATGCAACCAATCAGGAGCGTTACAAAACAGCAGCTATTTCGGTTTGGGATGACATAAAAACCGGCTGGAACGATAATGCCGGTGGTGGCATTTCGTGGAAAAAAGATCAGCCATACAGCAAAAATGCCTGTTCAAACGGTCCGGCCTGTATTTTGGCAGCACGACTTTATCAGCAGTTTGGCGACGAGGCGGATAAACAGTGGGCACTAAAAATTTACGACTGGGAAAAGGAATATCTTTTTAACCCGGCAAATGGTGCGGTGTACGATAATATTGACAGCAGAACCGGAGCAATTCAAACGGCATGGATTTTTACCTATAACCAGGGAACATTTGTGGGATCCGCACTCGAATTGTATAACATTACGGGTGAGAAAAGTTATTTAAACGATGCGCAAAAAGCCGCCGATTATACGCTGAATACTTTGGTAAATGGCAGCGACCGACTCTTAAAAGATGAAGGTGCCGGCGATGGTGGTTTGTTCAAAGGAATATTTGTACGCTATTTCACACAACTCATTCTTCATCCCGATTTATCAGATGGTACCCGGAACCGCTACATGCAATTTCTGAAATACAATGCCGAAAAACTGTGGCAGGAAGGAACCGATAAGAATAAATTGCTTTACGGTACATACTGGAAAAATAAACCGGGAAGTACCAGCGATTTAACCACTCAAACCAGTGGAGCCATGTTAATTGAGGCAGCAGCCTTACTTGAAGCAGAAGGTTTGATTACACCTTAA
- a CDS encoding glycoside hydrolase family 43 protein, with amino-acid sequence MGKHFFYKRNRGYEILQAGALLMLVLLTVFSLPLVAQHSNIQTESTSGSTQFKTEKGEDVLMLTYFRQRYPTRIEIDENGNTVEVPLPDPMLEAKLHIALSNDGRHWFPLNNNKPVWDHWMRDPYVRRGPDGIWRILTTGTTEGYSRDASGPGCFYATSKDLIHWKEEGTLPLMKAVRDDSGKFRANNIWAPEWFYDEENQEYVLIWSSSFKDAGWKESRLWYSKTKDWKNFTPAKVFFEPSYSVIDGTLLKHDNTYYLFHKEEEFGAKTGERRAIRVATSTNLEGPYKIVEGHLNDGQIVPVITEGPTVIEDPENSGWLLYYDYCMTNRYGASFSEDLQNWEILEDVNFPADARHGCVSRITGEEARSLINAYSISDGPK; translated from the coding sequence ATGGGGAAGCATTTTTTTTATAAACGAAACAGAGGTTATGAAATTTTGCAGGCTGGTGCACTGCTGATGCTAGTATTGCTAACGGTATTTTCTTTACCGTTAGTTGCACAACACTCCAATATTCAAACCGAATCTACCTCCGGATCAACTCAGTTTAAAACTGAAAAAGGAGAAGATGTTTTAATGCTGACCTATTTCAGGCAACGTTACCCCACCCGAATAGAGATTGATGAGAACGGTAATACCGTTGAAGTGCCTTTGCCCGATCCCATGTTGGAGGCAAAGTTACACATTGCCCTATCAAACGATGGAAGACATTGGTTTCCCCTCAACAATAATAAACCTGTTTGGGACCACTGGATGCGCGATCCCTATGTGCGCCGCGGTCCTGATGGGATTTGGCGAATTCTTACAACAGGAACAACCGAAGGATACAGCCGGGATGCATCGGGGCCGGGATGTTTCTATGCAACTTCAAAAGATTTAATACATTGGAAAGAAGAAGGAACGCTACCACTGATGAAGGCTGTGCGTGATGATTCCGGAAAATTTCGTGCCAATAACATTTGGGCACCCGAATGGTTTTACGACGAAGAAAATCAGGAATACGTTTTAATCTGGTCGTCGTCGTTTAAAGATGCGGGCTGGAAAGAAAGCCGGCTGTGGTACAGCAAAACCAAAGACTGGAAAAATTTTACACCGGCAAAGGTTTTCTTCGAACCTTCGTATTCAGTAATCGACGGTACTTTGCTTAAACACGATAATACCTATTATCTTTTTCACAAGGAGGAAGAGTTTGGTGCCAAAACCGGCGAAAGGCGTGCCATCAGGGTTGCCACTTCCACAAACCTTGAAGGACCTTATAAAATTGTTGAAGGACATTTAAACGACGGACAGATTGTTCCGGTAATCACCGAAGGGCCTACTGTTATCGAAGATCCTGAAAATTCGGGTTGGTTGCTTTATTACGATTATTGCATGACGAACCGATACGGAGCCTCGTTTTCTGAGGATTTGCAAAATTGGGAGATTTTGGAAGATGTAAATTTTCCGGCGGATGCCCGACATGGTTGTGTTTCCAGAATAACCGGGGAAGAAGCCAGGTCTTTAATTAATGCTTATTCAATTTCTGATGGCCCAAAATAA
- a CDS encoding LamG-like jellyroll fold domain-containing protein, giving the protein MIKNSIQQNSRSLIIAVFSLALLSFSVASNAQSYVLKFNASEQESYIDCGTFSDYISGDFTIETWIFVDSWAGNYILADESWNGTSGAAGFAFRLNSSGKVEMNVGTGNWEEVASSENQIQIGKWQHLAVSVNSGNEVKIFVDGILAGNGTLSKPMNVSGSHLFMGEGSAWKDRRLDGKLFDFRIWNTARTNEEINSNKDIQLNGNEDGLVANWLLNEGQGDSINDLTGNHNLEKGSGTSWVVKDRILVDGSLKIMNSGKDSVIVSVSGQEISTWKLSENPAVGNVTFKTINDNSAYLIFEAQTAAYQNDIIYFAAETSGGEELAATVPFDLYDNKYQYFGEKLLDKIHKDFHNKNNGLYAEAIDASSNFKQATSFVWPASHMLRALIQAWKVNPEKYETLLANYLAATDQYQVTKDGRTGYAVLPGNNGKRFYDDNGQLMMPFTMYYDSTEDETTLNNLKIAYEFNNGIRDSKYAIPQHEDQLGFGMLFSMSVNYTSYAAAKLYQATNESRYFDEALAYYELENDLSVKIKDSNTKLFNQASYYQNGSWSLNGTVNGESVRGGGYRAYQTTVVIQNAILLYQITNEQKYLDDAREMMSSCINHWYTAGQGLSEISFWGGDDMIDALLDMYRETKEEEFFTIAADIVDFLSAHNRDKRGYYASSYSDADGKWNMYRTSENPSEIGMMGQAAAASAFLNVAYNSVNPVTDVGEIELSPKNQSLTVFPNPAPRGTEMKIKIPEKGGVASAVYLYNQSGQVVQWFESQEVTGDGLITVTPAVNIPGIYFVRVISGVKSYHTKVLIH; this is encoded by the coding sequence ATGATTAAAAATAGTATTCAACAAAACAGCAGATCGTTAATCATTGCAGTCTTTTCACTGGCTTTGCTTTCCTTTTCAGTAGCTTCAAACGCGCAGTCGTATGTGCTGAAATTCAATGCTTCGGAACAGGAAAGTTATATCGATTGCGGAACTTTCAGCGATTATATCTCCGGCGATTTTACCATTGAAACCTGGATTTTTGTCGACAGTTGGGCAGGAAATTATATCCTGGCCGATGAATCGTGGAATGGTACTTCGGGGGCGGCTGGATTTGCTTTTCGGTTAAATTCAAGCGGCAAAGTGGAAATGAATGTGGGAACCGGCAATTGGGAAGAGGTAGCAAGTTCAGAAAACCAGATTCAGATCGGAAAGTGGCAGCATCTTGCTGTTTCAGTTAACTCCGGTAATGAAGTGAAAATATTTGTAGATGGAATTTTGGCGGGTAACGGAACGCTGAGTAAGCCAATGAATGTTTCGGGATCACACTTGTTTATGGGCGAAGGTTCTGCCTGGAAAGACCGTCGTTTGGACGGTAAATTATTTGATTTCAGGATTTGGAATACAGCCCGGACTAACGAAGAGATTAATTCAAATAAAGATATTCAGCTAAATGGCAACGAAGATGGATTGGTAGCCAATTGGTTGTTAAACGAAGGACAAGGCGATTCTATAAACGACCTTACCGGCAATCATAATCTGGAAAAAGGCAGTGGAACATCGTGGGTAGTGAAAGACCGTATTTTGGTAGACGGAAGCCTGAAAATAATGAACAGCGGGAAAGATTCGGTTATTGTAAGCGTTTCAGGACAGGAAATTTCCACCTGGAAGCTAAGCGAAAATCCTGCAGTCGGGAATGTTACGTTTAAAACGATTAACGACAATTCAGCCTATTTAATATTTGAAGCACAAACAGCTGCTTATCAGAATGACATCATATATTTTGCTGCCGAAACAAGTGGCGGTGAGGAGCTGGCAGCCACAGTACCCTTTGATTTATACGACAACAAATACCAGTATTTTGGCGAAAAACTGCTTGACAAAATTCACAAAGACTTTCACAATAAAAACAACGGACTGTACGCCGAAGCAATTGATGCATCGTCAAACTTTAAACAGGCAACCAGTTTTGTTTGGCCGGCCTCGCATATGTTGCGGGCTTTGATTCAGGCCTGGAAAGTAAATCCCGAAAAGTACGAAACGCTTCTTGCAAACTACCTTGCTGCCACTGACCAGTACCAGGTAACAAAAGATGGAAGAACCGGGTATGCTGTTCTTCCGGGTAATAATGGAAAGCGTTTTTACGATGATAACGGACAGCTTATGATGCCGTTTACTATGTATTACGATTCAACCGAGGATGAAACTACGCTTAATAATCTGAAGATTGCCTACGAGTTTAACAACGGTATTCGCGACAGCAAGTATGCTATACCTCAACACGAAGATCAGCTGGGCTTTGGAATGTTGTTTTCCATGTCGGTAAATTACACCAGTTACGCTGCGGCTAAACTCTACCAGGCAACAAACGAAAGCCGGTATTTCGACGAAGCATTGGCTTATTACGAGCTGGAGAACGATTTGTCGGTAAAAATTAAAGATTCGAACACGAAATTGTTTAACCAGGCAAGTTATTACCAAAACGGCAGCTGGTCGTTAAATGGCACCGTAAACGGCGAATCGGTTCGGGGCGGTGGTTATCGTGCCTACCAAACAACGGTTGTTATTCAAAATGCAATTCTTTTGTATCAAATAACAAACGAGCAAAAATACCTTGATGATGCCCGCGAGATGATGAGTAGCTGTATTAACCACTGGTACACTGCCGGACAGGGTCTGAGTGAGATTTCGTTTTGGGGCGGCGACGATATGATTGATGCTTTATTGGACATGTACCGCGAAACGAAGGAAGAGGAGTTTTTTACAATAGCAGCCGATATTGTGGACTTTTTAAGTGCCCACAACCGCGATAAAAGAGGCTACTACGCCAGCAGTTATTCGGATGCAGATGGTAAATGGAACATGTACCGAACAAGCGAGAATCCTTCGGAGATTGGCATGATGGGACAGGCTGCTGCAGCTTCTGCATTTTTGAATGTGGCTTATAACTCGGTAAATCCCGTAACTGACGTTGGCGAAATAGAACTTTCTCCTAAAAATCAATCGCTGACAGTTTTTCCAAATCCGGCACCCAGAGGCACAGAAATGAAGATTAAAATACCTGAGAAAGGTGGTGTGGCTAGCGCGGTTTATTTATACAACCAATCCGGACAAGTGGTTCAATGGTTTGAATCGCAGGAGGTAACAGGGGATGGGCTGATTACGGTCACCCCCGCAGTTAACATTCCGGGGATTTATTTTGTACGAGTCATTTCCGGAGTTAAATCCTATCATACAAAAGTGTTAATACATTAA